A section of the Arabiibacter massiliensis genome encodes:
- a CDS encoding UvrD-helicase domain-containing protein, which translates to MIEKTMHARLGCGGAAPRLNAAQLEAVTATEGYVRVIAGAGTGKTRALTERFAYLVNELGIMPGNILCATFTNKAAGEMRRRIRRLTGDRDTGYINTFHGFCVSVLQEDAHALQYPKSFLVLDNADIDAMLQTVYEERGLTLRDMTFAKARDMIEAMKTKHRQDYYRDMLAMPLEGLRQKYLDATTANDIIFYGYLYQEKKCFGLDYNDLIVFVLHLFGQNPDIRAKWQRRLEYVMVDEFQDIDGLQHDLMEVLAGYHKNLFVVGDPDQTIYTWRGADVRFLLDFDKRFPGTRTVMMLENYRSAPRVVTVANSLIEKNRERMPKRLVAARSAHGPTVWHHAKSASEEAAWIAQGVLALHGEGVAYRDMAVLYRAHYASRPVEEALLRAEVPHAVHSGVPFFGRREIKDALSYLRLIAYRDDLDFARVANVPKRNLGQRRMAFLREQADERGCSLYEALALTADDEMFKRTKARQLLDLVERFRASYEGRPVSEVLAAVLSESGYERMLRTEGSQERLDNLAELKQSIYEFELTCGEEVTLEHYLAHVALLTNADVMDDAQDKVRLMTVHAAKGLEFAHVFLCSMSEGVLPSRKTSTPQGMEEERRLAFVAMTRARDGLYLTEAEGRSHEGVPRYPSRFLLDIDPEALEFSNRPSDSQMTDARAAYALTDRWIADLVRDARFSVGDCVRHATFGTGRVAAVDPEKRAYEVAFDGLDTPRTISFKVKLEQA; encoded by the coding sequence ATGATCGAGAAAACGATGCACGCCCGACTCGGCTGTGGGGGCGCGGCGCCGCGCCTGAACGCGGCGCAGCTCGAGGCCGTCACGGCGACCGAGGGGTACGTGCGCGTGATCGCGGGCGCCGGCACGGGAAAGACGCGGGCGCTCACCGAGCGCTTCGCCTACCTGGTGAACGAGCTGGGCATCATGCCGGGCAACATCCTGTGCGCTACGTTCACGAACAAGGCGGCCGGCGAGATGCGGCGGCGCATCCGGCGGCTCACGGGCGACAGGGACACCGGCTACATCAACACGTTCCACGGCTTCTGCGTGTCGGTGCTGCAGGAGGACGCCCATGCCCTCCAGTACCCGAAGAGCTTCCTCGTGCTGGACAACGCCGACATCGACGCCATGCTGCAAACCGTGTACGAGGAGCGCGGGCTCACGCTGCGCGACATGACGTTCGCGAAGGCGCGCGACATGATAGAGGCCATGAAGACGAAGCATCGGCAGGACTACTACCGCGACATGCTGGCCATGCCGCTCGAGGGCCTGCGGCAGAAGTACCTCGACGCGACCACCGCGAACGACATCATCTTCTACGGCTACCTCTACCAGGAGAAGAAGTGCTTCGGACTGGACTACAACGACCTCATCGTGTTCGTGCTGCACCTTTTCGGGCAGAACCCGGACATCCGGGCGAAGTGGCAAAGGCGGCTCGAGTACGTCATGGTCGACGAGTTCCAGGACATCGACGGCCTGCAGCATGATCTCATGGAGGTGCTGGCCGGCTACCATAAAAACCTGTTCGTGGTGGGCGACCCCGACCAGACCATCTACACCTGGCGCGGCGCGGACGTGCGCTTCCTGCTGGACTTCGATAAGCGCTTCCCGGGCACGCGCACCGTCATGATGTTGGAGAACTACCGGTCGGCGCCGCGCGTGGTGACCGTCGCGAACTCGCTCATCGAGAAGAACCGCGAGCGCATGCCCAAGCGCCTCGTCGCCGCGCGCTCGGCCCACGGCCCCACGGTGTGGCACCATGCCAAGAGCGCGTCCGAAGAGGCCGCATGGATCGCCCAGGGCGTCCTCGCGCTGCACGGCGAGGGCGTGGCGTACCGCGACATGGCGGTGCTCTACCGCGCCCATTACGCATCTCGTCCGGTGGAGGAGGCGCTGCTGCGCGCCGAAGTGCCCCACGCGGTGCACAGCGGCGTGCCGTTCTTCGGCCGCCGCGAGATCAAGGACGCGCTTTCGTACCTGCGGCTTATCGCCTACCGGGACGACCTCGACTTCGCGCGCGTGGCGAACGTGCCAAAGCGCAACCTCGGCCAGCGGCGCATGGCGTTTCTGCGCGAGCAAGCCGACGAGCGGGGGTGCAGCCTGTACGAGGCGCTCGCGCTCACGGCAGACGACGAAATGTTCAAGCGCACGAAGGCACGGCAACTGCTCGATCTGGTCGAGCGCTTCCGCGCCTCCTACGAGGGGCGCCCGGTGTCGGAGGTGCTGGCGGCCGTGCTGTCGGAGAGCGGCTACGAGCGCATGCTGCGCACCGAGGGCAGCCAGGAGCGGCTCGACAACCTGGCCGAGCTGAAGCAGTCCATCTACGAGTTCGAGTTGACGTGCGGCGAGGAAGTAACCCTCGAGCACTACCTGGCCCACGTCGCCCTGCTCACGAACGCCGACGTGATGGATGATGCGCAGGATAAGGTGCGGCTCATGACCGTCCATGCGGCGAAGGGGCTGGAATTCGCGCACGTGTTCCTCTGCTCGATGAGCGAGGGCGTGCTCCCGTCGCGCAAGACGAGCACGCCGCAGGGCATGGAGGAGGAGCGCCGCCTGGCGTTCGTGGCCATGACCCGGGCGCGCGACGGGCTGTACCTCACCGAGGCGGAGGGCCGCTCGCACGAGGGCGTGCCGCGCTACCCGTCGCGCTTCCTGCTCGACATCGACCCGGAGGCGCTCGAGTTCTCGAACCGGCCCTCCGACTCCCAGATGACCGACGCGCGCGCCGCCTACGCGCTTACCGACCGCTGGATAGCCGACCTCGTCCGCGACGCGCGCTTCTCCGTGGGCGACTGCGTGCGCCACGCGACGTTCGGCACCGGGCGCGTGGCTGCCGTCGACCCCGAGAAGCGCGCCTACGAGGTGGCGTTCGACGGCCTGGACACGCCCCGCACCATCTCGTTCAAAGTCAAGCTGGAGCAAGCCTGA